The segment TCACCCTTACCAACTTACTGACTGTTATATAGTTTTCTCTATCATGGTAGAACCGGCCATATCTTTGGTCCTTACAGTCCAATACTGGTCCACCATGCGCATGATACACCTGTTTTTCAAGGAAAGTACTGTTTGTGTACAAAAGCTGGCGTCTAGAACCACTTGAAGGTAGTACTCAGGAAAAGGGCAAATAATGCCTACAAGAGATGACCATTCATCTGGGTTAGCCATCTCTTTGTGGACCATGCCCATTCATGATCTACATGAAGGCAGCAGCTTCTTGTAGCGAAAAATGGGATCTTGCGGGCTTTCTGGCCTTGTGGCTGATGATGCAGTAGCGATGCCTTccttggtgttggtggtgggTATATCATAGCGTTTTGTAGGTCCGGTTTTTGAGTTGGGCCCCTGCATGGCTGCATCCAGTTTTGTGGGTCAGGTTCTGGTAGTCCCAGTAGCCAAGGGTGTGTGGGTCACTGAGTCACTCATGTGACGCATCCTCAATCTCATCTCGTATAACCGTTTTTAATCATGTGGTAGTTAATTCTATTGCCTGCTTACCACCATGCATCGTGTTTAGTAATTCTTTGGTTTAACccacctaattttttttttgcctaaacCTGTATTCTCTATCCCTGGCAGTAACTACATTGAGTAGAGACTAAAATTAGGCAGGTAGGACAGGGGTTTAGTTCCAGACAGAGATGCACAATCAGCTGTATATTTTTAACATAGATGACGTGATTAGTCTGTACTTGGCAGTTGTTCCTTTGACAAGGCCTCCTTTttgttatatataaaaaaacagatCCTTTTTCTCGGTATGCGTTAAGTAGACTAAGTGAGGGTCTACTTTATCATTATGGCACTCACATGACTCTTTTCTGCTAATGCTAAGATATATTATTTGGGGTTCAAAGGCGTTAATCATGCAACCCTGGAGTGCCTCGGATAAGGTTCATCTTTTGTCATTAGGGAGAGCTCCCCCTGCACATGGCTACGGTTCTTGCAAGCAGACAGGAAATCTTGCTGTTGATACGGTAGTTAACCTATTAAGTTTAATCATCACTAGCACAATTGCCGCGAGGAAGCCCCCCATTCAGATGAATCTGAGACCTGCATCTCATTCTTTATTTTCCTAATCAAATCTCTATTCTAGTACTAACCTTAGTTTTATACTTAATCTGTCCTGCATGTAGAAATTGTGTACCTACCTTCTTAGGGCAACTTGCAGCTTGCTCAGTCGTCATACATACCAAGTGGTGCTCTTGCCTCCAAATTAGCTTGGTGGCCTAGCTAGGTAATGCAAAGCTTTCACTCTAGATTCTTCAGGTAGGAGTACTTTTGTTTTAATTAGCTATGGTTGTGTTTCATTAGTTGACACGAGGTAACTGCCTGAAGTTAATTAAGAGGCTGATAGCACCACGTCAGTTCAGTTAGGCCTCCATGTTCCTTTCTCCAGGCATCTGCTGCTTTGGATTATTGACCGGACAGAGCAATAAACCTGTGGTTTAGCCTCGTACAAACCTTTCTAACATAGGCAACAAAAGCAGGAGACagatctccatttttttttaatcttttgatACCTGCATGCTGTGTGGGGAATCTGGCGGATTATTGGAGTTTAGTGGCCTTTTTGTGTGCCTTAGACCATCAACTTAGCTagcctttttttctttgtatcCTATTAGGGCAAATTGAGCCCACTTGTACACTCTAACTTTTGTTGTGCCTTTCCTTCCCGAGGGAACAGAAAGGTAGAGACCGGCCATTAATAGACTAGTAAAAGATCAGGACATGAAAATCCCCAGGTGTCGGCATTGCTTGTGGCACATCACTTCTTTAATGGTCCTTGGGGCATCTACTATGAATTTTTTCTCCATAATTTCACTACTCCTACTACTGCTAGTGCATCACCACCACCCTGTTGCTTAGAGAAGGAGAAATGCACTGCACATGCCCCCCTCCTCCTTGCATTACTCATTATTAGGTGAAAGCATTGAATGAATTGATTGCACGaggttaaatttatttttttaaaacaaagaacaactcatgcatcatgcatgtagaAGTATAGAACAGTAGAAGAGTCATTCATGCATGTATAGAAACAGTAGTAGTGGTAGAAGAAAAGGGGAAGAGAACAAAATCCCCATTGGGGTATTACTTTGTTTCTTCAGGTTCAGGGGAGGCAGCAGGAGAAGGATACATCAACTTCACAGTTTGTTCATGGACCCACTCACAGTCACATACTACAGATGACACATACATACTTGCAAAACATGTCaatttttcctctctctttttctctcctgtttgtTTCTCATGGTGTGtcaccatctctctcctccctctccttttcAACCTGATGTTTCCTGAAACCTCCCCACCTGCTGCAAGGGCCCCCGTACTGTAAGTAGGGTTTCTGGAAGACAAGAATGTAAAAAAAACCCAGGAAAAGGGGCACTCTGATGATTCATGGAAGGAAGATTGCCCGGGAAACAAGGGATCTCTCCccacttcttcttttttcccttccAACAGGTCAATTCAATCGAACCTGTCACTTGGTTCAgagtgtagtagtagtaggctGGTGGTAGTAGTAACTAGTTTCATTGTTGGTGGTTAGGATTCTGCAAGCAAAGGCCTCAGATCTCCTCATCATCTCATCAACTAGCTGCCCCTGTTGTGCAAAAACAAGAGAATTGTTTGAAAACCTTAGAATTAACAATTGAATTTGATTTGGAGAAGTGCTGGTCGTTGCTGTCATTTGATTTCTAGTTCGTTCTCTACTAGCTTAATGCTGCAACCGTAATTCTAGATGGCTGTTAAAACTGAAAAAATACTGACCAGTAATTTGGCACTGTAGACACTGCGGCGTAGGGGCTCTGGTGGTGCATGTAGCCGTACATTGCCGTCGCCTGATCCGCCTCCGGCTCCGGGCCGCAGTCGAGGTTAACGCCGAACAGCCTGAgccgcctcgacggcggcggcgccgacgccgcgctgCTGCTCTTGGCGTCTGCGTCTCTCTGCGACTCTCCTGCAAATTGTTCCACCGCGAAAGGTATATGATCTTTAATCACTTGCTGTAGTTGCATGTTAATTATAGTATCAaagtgcttaattaatttgttcttgAGTTTCTACTACTAGATATGCAATTGCGTGTTTAGTTAGTTACCTGCGTGTAGTATGTCGCTGTGATCTTGGTCTACGGAGCGATGGTAGGCATATGAATTGGCAGGGCTGGTAGGGTCGTAGGACGAGCCCGACGTGCTGTAACACATTGGGCTCCAcggctgctgctcgccgccgttgagggcgggcggctgcggcgtgACGCgaacggcgggcggcggcgcgggcgcgctcTCGCCGCGGCGCCTGCAGCCGATGAagaggcggtcggcggcgccgaggccgcgGACGCGCTCGAAGtggacgacgtcgccggcgtcgaggcgCTTCTCCTTGACGTAGCGGCTCCAGCCCTTGGTGAGCACGTAGCTCTGGCTGCTGGTCCAGTAGGAGTAGCGGAACCGCCATGGCTTGCCGGACTCGTCCtcgaaggagaggaggaggcccttctcgccggagtcgccgccgccgagcgggaAGTACCTCTCGGCGTGCTGCTTGGGGATCACCAGCCTGTTGAGCTTGCCGACGTCGCTCGGCGTCAGCGGCTTCTCGAACAGGTGCTCCCTCtcgtagtggtggtggtagtgcaGGTTGGTGTACATGGCTACACCCCATGGCCACGCCTGGGGGTGCCCTTGGGCGAGAGGGTGCATGGCCATTGCTGCGGCTGAGCTAGAGctgatcgatcggtcgatcgaAACAAAGATGTGTTGGGAGCAAAAGTTGGGtagtggagaagaggagaggagaggaggtaggagatgaagatgatgatggtgtG is part of the Oryza glaberrima chromosome 12, OglaRS2, whole genome shotgun sequence genome and harbors:
- the LOC127757643 gene encoding B3 domain-containing protein Os11g0156000-like — encoded protein: MAMHPLAQGHPQAWPWGVAMYTNLHYHHHYEREHLFEKPLTPSDVGKLNRLVIPKQHAERYFPLGGGDSGEKGLLLSFEDESGKPWRFRYSYWTSSQSYVLTKGWSRYVKEKRLDAGDVVHFERVRGLGAADRLFIGCRRRGESAPAPPPAVRVTPQPPALNGGEQQPWSPMCYSTSGSSYDPTSPANSYAYHRSVDQDHSDILHAGESQRDADAKSSSAASAPPPSRRLRLFGVNLDCGPEPEADQATAMYGYMHHQSPYAAVSTVPNYWGS